One segment of uncultured Methanobrevibacter sp. DNA contains the following:
- a CDS encoding TIGR00730 family Rossman fold protein has protein sequence MKICLYGSGSRKIDPKYTNCAYELGREIAKHGHSLVFGGGDTGMMGACAKGIHDNNGTSIGIAPEWIGNFEPLCKQCDEFIYVDSMDERKKKFLENSDAFIITPGGIGTLDEFFEIITLRKLKQHDKEIIVFNIEGFFDKMLEMIEEMSEKGFLYKQEELFKKVDTINEIFEII, from the coding sequence ATGAAAATTTGTTTATATGGATCAGGAAGTAGAAAAATAGACCCAAAATATACCAATTGCGCTTATGAATTAGGCCGTGAAATTGCCAAGCATGGACACAGTTTAGTCTTTGGCGGAGGAGATACTGGCATGATGGGTGCATGTGCAAAAGGAATTCATGACAATAATGGAACATCAATCGGAATAGCTCCAGAATGGATTGGAAATTTCGAACCGCTATGCAAACAGTGCGACGAATTCATTTATGTTGATTCAATGGACGAGCGAAAAAAGAAATTTTTAGAAAATTCAGATGCATTCATAATAACGCCCGGAGGAATAGGAACTCTAGATGAATTTTTTGAAATTATAACCCTCAGAAAGTTAAAACAACACGATAAAGAGATTATCGTTTTCAACATTGAGGGCTTCTTTGATAAGATGCTTGAAATGATTGAGGAAATGAGTGAAAAAGGATTTCTATACAAACAAGAAGAATTATTTAAAAAAGTTGATACAATAAACGAAATTTTTGAAATAATATAG
- a CDS encoding acetyl-CoA carboxylase biotin carboxylase subunit family protein has protein sequence MKLLFIGSRLYDDLDWYVRSKGIESVLTESNEDAINLDLPDQVFIVPRGMDGPKQVALMQNVDAIVPLIGIDPPLIDVAHMKEEIESEYNIPVIASDVRAVELTSNKIRTKSFYEEIGVATPQYQILNNPNELKMDFPVVLKQGEGQGGKDIKVAHSIDDVEEYFEEFDQALCEKFVEGSEISIEVLGYGGEYVALPPIYKGETTLEGTHPLNKVKTGPCMVEGLDNNLVQHTAYKIAKNLDSDGIFEMDFMFSKETQQLYAIEVNTRPNGTRYLTTATCGINSLCELVNMAIGEFSISKIYDSLEYYYSTEIPIGNYEGPSPKEPIKSFEDNDFVVHGPEGYQRITARADSKEGLKQLVDKLT, from the coding sequence ATGAAATTATTGTTTATTGGCTCAAGATTATATGATGACCTTGATTGGTATGTGAGAAGTAAGGGAATTGAAAGTGTACTTACAGAATCTAATGAAGATGCGATTAACTTGGATTTGCCTGACCAGGTTTTTATTGTTCCAAGGGGAATGGATGGTCCAAAACAGGTTGCACTGATGCAAAATGTTGATGCAATTGTCCCGTTGATTGGAATAGATCCGCCATTAATTGATGTTGCGCATATGAAAGAAGAAATTGAAAGCGAGTATAATATACCCGTCATTGCTTCTGATGTAAGAGCTGTTGAGCTTACTTCCAACAAAATCAGAACCAAGAGCTTTTATGAAGAAATTGGAGTAGCTACTCCACAATATCAGATATTAAATAATCCTAATGAACTTAAAATGGATTTTCCTGTTGTTTTAAAACAGGGTGAAGGACAGGGTGGTAAGGATATTAAAGTTGCCCATTCAATTGATGATGTTGAGGAATATTTTGAGGAATTCGACCAGGCGTTATGTGAAAAATTCGTTGAAGGGTCTGAAATTTCAATTGAAGTATTGGGATATGGTGGGGAATATGTTGCATTGCCTCCAATTTATAAGGGTGAAACCACTTTGGAAGGAACTCATCCATTAAATAAAGTTAAAACAGGACCTTGCATGGTTGAAGGATTGGATAATAACTTAGTTCAACATACTGCTTATAAAATAGCTAAAAATTTGGATTCTGATGGAATTTTTGAAATGGATTTCATGTTTTCAAAAGAAACTCAGCAATTATATGCAATTGAAGTTAATACTAGGCCTAATGGTACCAGATATTTGACCACTGCAACTTGTGGCATTAATTCATTGTGTGAATTAGTCAATATGGCTATTGGCGAGTTTTCAATATCTAAAATTTATGATAGTCTTGAATATTATTATTCAACTGAAATTCCAATAGGTAATTATGAAGGTCCTTCTCCAAAAGAACCTATAAAGTCTTTTGAAGATAATGATTTTGTTGTTCATGGTCCTGAAGGTTATCAAAGAATAACTGCAAGGGCAGATTCCAAGGAAGGGCTCAAACAGCTAGTTGATAAATTGACATAA
- a CDS encoding DUF2115 domain-containing protein yields MKPEEILDELMELSKKDNITRDELMIILKKYAAEISVHDLMMATARMRKDGKFVHANYREKYLKIYIKYFILRMKEVLNNDSYDNEIIDKKSFDSSFPMLKRTFEKERLSDQKDDKFPLIYVITALYTTFILEEPIHPVGCEFPGSLKVEKRNGEFFCPVKDNQKDNVNAICHLCLAEQTPDI; encoded by the coding sequence ATGAAACCAGAGGAGATATTAGATGAACTAATGGAATTATCCAAAAAAGATAACATTACCCGTGATGAATTAATGATAATTCTTAAAAAATATGCTGCAGAAATATCAGTGCATGATTTGATGATGGCTACAGCACGAATGAGAAAAGATGGAAAGTTTGTTCATGCTAATTATCGTGAAAAATATTTAAAAATCTATATAAAATATTTTATACTTCGAATGAAAGAAGTCCTCAACAATGACAGTTACGATAATGAAATTATTGATAAAAAATCATTTGACAGTTCATTTCCTATGCTGAAAAGGACATTTGAAAAGGAAAGGCTGTCGGATCAAAAAGACGACAAATTCCCACTAATCTATGTAATTACAGCCCTATACACCACATTTATCTTAGAAGAACCAATTCATCCAGTAGGTTGTGAATTTCCTGGAAGTCTAAAGGTAGAAAAGAGGAATGGCGAATTCTTCTGTCCGGTTAAAGATAATCAAAAGGATAATGTTAATGCAATCTGCCACTTATGTTTGGCTGAGCAAACCCCCGATATTTAG
- a CDS encoding methyltransferase domain-containing protein: protein MKFKTTPYHSDLLKDTDRLASFYNAIMEYDGNTELAYDLGCGSGILSYFLSSYFEEIVALELDFKAAKCAKENLSDFSNIEVINENVIGYGFEKKADLIVCEMMDTALIDEEQVPVLNYAKKFLKEDGQIIPREIINTVELVNLQRDNVHWDEDGAKYEVLSDAEVYSKFNLLDDINPNFEKEISIKSKKDGFVNGLKITTFTKLNDNIICGPTPMLNPPLLIPLEKRFVKGNDFINVKLKYIMGNGIESIQTEYL from the coding sequence ATGAAATTCAAAACTACTCCCTATCATTCAGATTTATTAAAGGATACTGATAGGTTAGCTAGTTTCTATAATGCCATAATGGAATATGATGGCAATACTGAGCTTGCTTATGATTTAGGATGTGGGAGTGGCATTCTATCTTATTTTTTAAGTTCTTATTTTGAAGAGATTGTTGCTTTGGAATTGGATTTTAAAGCTGCTAAATGTGCTAAAGAAAATTTGTCCGATTTTTCAAATATTGAAGTTATCAATGAAAATGTTATAGGATATGGTTTTGAAAAAAAGGCAGATCTAATAGTTTGTGAGATGATGGATACTGCATTAATTGATGAGGAGCAGGTACCAGTTTTAAATTATGCCAAAAAGTTTCTAAAAGAAGATGGGCAGATTATACCGCGGGAAATTATTAATACTGTGGAACTAGTAAACTTGCAAAGAGACAATGTTCATTGGGATGAAGATGGAGCAAAATATGAAGTGCTGTCTGATGCTGAAGTCTACTCAAAGTTTAATTTGCTTGATGATATAAATCCAAATTTTGAAAAAGAAATATCTATCAAATCTAAAAAGGATGGATTCGTTAACGGATTAAAAATAACCACATTTACAAAGCTTAATGATAATATAATTTGCGGTCCAACCCCTATGCTAAACCCACCCTTATTGATTCCATTGGAAAAACGATTTGTAAAAGGCAATGATTTTATAAATGTTAAATTAAAATATATTATGGGAAATGGAATTGAAAGTATTCAAACAGAATACCTATAA
- the hycI gene encoding hydrogenase maturation peptidase HycI, translating into MGVGNDLKCDDGVGPFIIKRLKEEDIEDENLIFINAETVPENFTGKLRKENPTHIIIVDACLMNGNPGDMQIVDKDDFSNIGISTHSMSLSYFVKYLEKDNDFKIIFVGIEPESLDYGENLTENVEKTAFDFINILKGIIL; encoded by the coding sequence TTGGGTGTTGGTAATGACCTCAAATGTGATGATGGCGTGGGACCATTCATCATTAAAAGATTAAAGGAAGAAGATATTGAGGACGAAAATTTAATATTTATCAATGCTGAAACTGTTCCCGAAAATTTTACAGGCAAACTCCGAAAAGAGAATCCGACCCATATTATCATAGTGGATGCCTGTCTAATGAATGGAAACCCAGGGGATATGCAAATTGTAGATAAAGATGATTTTTCAAATATAGGTATTTCAACCCATTCCATGTCTTTATCCTATTTTGTTAAATATTTGGAAAAGGATAATGATTTTAAAATAATTTTTGTAGGAATAGAACCTGAATCTTTAGATTATGGTGAAAACTTAACTGAGAATGTTGAAAAAACTGCTTTTGACTTTATTAATATATTAAAAGGGATTATATTATGA
- the nikR gene encoding nickel-responsive transcriptional regulator NikR, with protein sequence MMRISMSLPKKLLSDFDEVLKERGYQSRSKGIRDALQDYIVRYQWMNSMEGQRIGIITIIYDHHYTGVMENLAEIQHSFRNEINTSMHIHMTDKYCMEIVVVNGDIAEIRDLTERIMRLKGVEHVKLTSTANGEEFSEPGHSHEHGHHHH encoded by the coding sequence ATGATGAGAATTAGTATGTCTTTACCTAAAAAATTATTATCTGATTTTGATGAGGTATTAAAAGAACGGGGATATCAGTCCCGTTCAAAAGGAATTCGTGATGCACTTCAAGATTATATTGTTAGATATCAATGGATGAACTCTATGGAAGGTCAAAGAATTGGTATTATAACTATCATCTATGATCATCACTATACAGGCGTAATGGAAAACCTTGCAGAAATTCAACACAGCTTTAGAAATGAAATCAACACAAGTATGCATATTCACATGACTGACAAATACTGTATGGAAATTGTAGTCGTTAATGGGGATATTGCTGAAATCCGTGATTTGACTGAAAGAATCATGAGGCTTAAGGGTGTTGAACACGTAAAACTTACAAGTACTGCAAATGGAGAAGAATTTAGTGAACCTGGCCACAGTCATGAACATGGTCATCATCATCACTAA